In Saprospiraceae bacterium, the sequence AAATCAGGGGCAGCATCGCGGGCAGCCCGGCCTTGAAAAGTAAATGGTATGATCGGGCGGGCTGGATTATTAAACTGGCCCATCACCTCGTCATAAACGACCAACTCCTGCGCATTGGTGGCCAGGACTGCCGGATACCAGATCTCTACTTTGAGCTTACGGTCGTATAGGGTATCCTGGACGCCCCTTGAATGTAATATATCGACCTGATTTTTATTGATTAATTCCAGGGTGCGTACACCCACTTTAAATTCTCCTCTTGTCGCTAGCTCAGGTGCATCCGGTAATGCGTCTCCATAGAGAAAGGGCAGAGAACCTGATTGTGCATGGATTTCAATAATCCAAATTGGAAATAATAAGGCAAGCCCTATGATAAAAATTTTGATTTTATTTAATAACCGGGACATAGATATAATTGAAATAATTAAATAAAGAATGAACTCAATCAGCATAACTATTACGAGCACCGATCGGCACACAACCAATATAATCACCAGGTACCGGCGCATATACCAATACCTCTTTACTTATTTTTTCTGAAGTGTAATATCCCATCAACACCATACTTTTGAGTCGCCTGTAAAAAGTGATTGGTTGAGGGTGCGGATCGAGATTGATACCCCACATCGAGATGGGAAATTTTGGAGCGTTTTTATCCTGGTCGATTAAGTACTGCTCTTTTTGTGCTTTATCCAGCGATTGAAAGCCCCTACCATATTTTTTGATACAATCTTCTTCAAAAGTGGACATTCCTTCCAGGAAACTTTTTTTGTCGTCCGCTGATAACAACTCTGCAAACAATCGATCCACCAATTGTGGAATACCCAAAGAAATCGCTCCCGGTGTCTGGGTCTCAGGCAGGATAGTGCCAGCCACTTCTGTGATCAGCGAGGCTTGTGCTAGACTAAAAAAAACCGGTTTCCACTCAAGCCCCGGTTGGTTATTGCAGGATGCCATTAATTGAAGTACTGCTGTAGAGGATACAGCATAACCCAAAAGTCCCGTCGTGTATTTGATATATTCTCTGCGATTCATTGATCCCTATTAGAAAATTTTTATAAGTTACCCTTTTTGATCTCCTTTACAACATGATCCACTGCGCGCGCAGTAAAGGCCATATATGTTAAGGAAGGATTGACACAGTTAGACGACACCATAAATGATCCGTCTGTGACATACAGGTTTTTGACAGCATGCACCTGGTTCCATTTATTCAATACCGAGGACTTAGGATCATGTCCCATCCTGGCCGTGCCCATCTCATGCACTCCATTGCCCAGGCCCCCAATGTGATCAAAACCGATAATATTTTTAAATCCGGATATCTCTAACATTTCCATGGCATCGGTTTTGATTTTACCACGCATCTTCATTTCGTTTTCTCCATGGGAAGCATCAAAGACGATTTGAGGGATGCCCCATTTATCCACTCTGTCCTTACTCAGATACATACGATTTTTATGATCTGGCAATACTTCGCCAAAGCCCATCAGGCTCATTTTCCAGCCTCCTGGTTTAAATAAACTTTCCTTAAAATCAGCACCGACTTCCGGCAAGTCATTTCCGCGACCCCATCCAGCTCTGCCAGAATCACCCTGGTAGCCAAAGCCACGCAAAAAATCCGAATGGTTGGATTTTGGGTCTAAGTTGACATATTTAGGGATATAGATGCCGGTTGGTCTTTTGCCTGTATAGTATTGATCTTCCAGTCCTTCATACTCACCCATCGCTCCAACATGATAATGGTGATCCATGATATTATGGCCCAGCTCACCACTGTCATTGCCCAGTCCATCGGGAAATCGATCGGATACGGAGTGAAGCATGATCTGGGCCGAAGCAGGCGCAGAGGCACACATAAATACAATTTTGGCAAAATATTCGTGTTCGGTATGATCAGTGCTGTCTATGACTCTTACGCCGGTGACCTGCTGTGTTTTTTGATCAAATAGGAGGGAATGAACGATCGAGTCAGGACGGACTGAAAGATTGCCGGTCAGGTTGGCGGCAGGTAGGGTAGCGGCATTACTGCTAAAATATGCTCCAAAAGGACAACCCCTTGAACACTTATTGCGTGTCTGACATTTACCTCTACCCAATGCCAGGTGCCAGGGTTGCGGCTCAGTCAGATGAGCTACCCGGCCTATCGTGACGATCCTTCCATCCAATTTTTGAGCTACTTTTTTCTTAAACTCCTGCTCTAAACAGTTGAGATCAAAAGGTTTTAAAAACTCACCATCGGGCACATGGGCCAAACCAAGCTTTTCTCCACAAATGCCTATGAATTTTTCAACATAACTGTACCAAGGAGCTAGCTCCTGGTATCGCACCGGCCAGTCTATGGCTATTCCTTCCCTGGCATTGGCACTAAAGTCAAGATCACTCCATCGATAGGTATGTCTGCCCCAGGTGAGCGATCTACCCCCTGTCTGATTGCCTCGTATCCAATCAAACCGACGGTCTTCCTGGTAGGGATTATCGATATCATCGGTGAAAAAATGGTGACCACTTTCTCCTACAAAACCACTTCGGATCTGAATATGCTGACGGCTAACCTGGTCCGGAGTCAGGCCCCCACGATGGTCCATTTGCCAGGGTTCCTGATTCATCGTAGGGTAATCTCTTACGTGATTGACGAGCCGGCCTTTTTCGAGTACCAGGGTCTTGAACCCTTGTTCGCACAATTCTTTTGCGGCCCAACCACCACTCATGCCTGATCCGATGACGATAGCGTCAAAGCGATTGGCTGTCTTGTCTATGATTTGTAATCCCTGCATACTTATATATATATGTAGGCGCTGCAATGGAAATATAGTATTCTAACGCCACTAAGAATGAAAGTAGACAATTCCTGGTAAAACCAGCCAGTCCCGGGATTAAAAAACTATTCCGAATTAAGAAATACCTGGTTTCAACCAATAGACTTAGCTCAAAGCAGATTTCTATCTCGCAATGGAAGTAGCCCTTTTCTCCCGGATCACAGTGACTCTCACCTGACCGGGATATTGCATCTCCTTTTCTATACGCTGAGAAATCATAAATGCCAGCTCATCTGCAAAACCGTCAGAGACTTTATCACTTTCTACGATTACGCGTAGTTCTCGACCGGCTTGCAGTGCATAGGCTTTTTGAACCCCATCGTAAGACATCGCCAGATCTTCCAGCTCGCCGATACGCTTAAGGTAAGACTCGAGAATTTCACGACGGGCACCTGGTCTGGCACCTGATATAGCATCACACGCCTGGGTGATGGGAGATATGATGCTATTCATCTCTATCTCGTCATGGTGAGCACCTACTGCATTGATGATCGCCGGATGTTCATTGTATTTTTCGCAGAGCTTCATGCCGATGATGGCATGAGACAGCTCACTTTCTTCTTCAGTGACCTTTCCTATATCATGTAGCAGACCTGCCCGTTTGGCGAGTTTGATCAGTTTGGTATTGAGACCAAGTTCAGCACACATAGTAGCGCAGAGATTGGCAGTTTCGATAGAGTGCTTGAGCAGGTTCTGACCGTAAGAAGATCTGAATCGCATCCTACCGACCATCCAGATAAGGTAAGGGTCCAGTCCATGGATATCCAGCTCTATCACCGCCCGTTCGCCGATCTCCCTGATTTGCTCTTCGAGCTGTTTCTTGACTTTGGCTACGACTTCTTCTATACGGGCCGGGTGTATACGACCATCGGCCACCAATCTTTGCAAAGCCAATCGGCATATCTCTCTGCGTATAGGGTCAAAACTGGAGATTACGATGGCTTCAGGTGTATCATCAACCACGATTTCTGCCCCAGTGGCTGCTTCAAGAGCACGGATATTACGACCTTCTCTACCGATGATCTGGCCTTTGATATCATCATT encodes:
- a CDS encoding gluconate 2-dehydrogenase subunit 3 family protein, with the translated sequence MNRREYIKYTTGLLGYAVSSTAVLQLMASCNNQPGLEWKPVFFSLAQASLITEVAGTILPETQTPGAISLGIPQLVDRLFAELLSADDKKSFLEGMSTFEEDCIKKYGRGFQSLDKAQKEQYLIDQDKNAPKFPISMWGINLDPHPQPITFYRRLKSMVLMGYYTSEKISKEVLVYAPVPGDYIGCVPIGARNSYAD
- the rny gene encoding ribonuclease Y, whose amino-acid sequence is MEWIVGLIAGLLGGGGACYVLLTNINKKSQQKLIEQSNQKSDLILEQAKIAAKRITDEAEVNSEKLLSKAEVRNEQIKQKKIQEAKDHFNSKRSEFEKEKSSHVVEMKERELTVVSMENDFKRKQSDFKAKMDAIELKESELTAVRDNLEKQLKIVSKRKEELDASTEKQIKALENIAKLSESEAKEQLIDAIKAKAESDAMSYVKDAAEQAKVTASKEAKKIVIQSIQRMASEITIENTVSVFHLDNDDIKGQIIGREGRNIRALEAATGAEIVVDDTPEAIVISSFDPIRREICRLALQRLVADGRIHPARIEEVVAKVKKQLEEQIREIGERAVIELDIHGLDPYLIWMVGRMRFRSSYGQNLLKHSIETANLCATMCAELGLNTKLIKLAKRAGLLHDIGKVTEEESELSHAIIGMKLCEKYNEHPAIINAVGAHHDEIEMNSIISPITQACDAISGARPGARREILESYLKRIGELEDLAMSYDGVQKAYALQAGRELRVIVESDKVSDGFADELAFMISQRIEKEMQYPGQVRVTVIREKRATSIAR
- a CDS encoding GMC family oxidoreductase codes for the protein MQGLQIIDKTANRFDAIVIGSGMSGGWAAKELCEQGFKTLVLEKGRLVNHVRDYPTMNQEPWQMDHRGGLTPDQVSRQHIQIRSGFVGESGHHFFTDDIDNPYQEDRRFDWIRGNQTGGRSLTWGRHTYRWSDLDFSANAREGIAIDWPVRYQELAPWYSYVEKFIGICGEKLGLAHVPDGEFLKPFDLNCLEQEFKKKVAQKLDGRIVTIGRVAHLTEPQPWHLALGRGKCQTRNKCSRGCPFGAYFSSNAATLPAANLTGNLSVRPDSIVHSLLFDQKTQQVTGVRVIDSTDHTEHEYFAKIVFMCASAPASAQIMLHSVSDRFPDGLGNDSGELGHNIMDHHYHVGAMGEYEGLEDQYYTGKRPTGIYIPKYVNLDPKSNHSDFLRGFGYQGDSGRAGWGRGNDLPEVGADFKESLFKPGGWKMSLMGFGEVLPDHKNRMYLSKDRVDKWGIPQIVFDASHGENEMKMRGKIKTDAMEMLEISGFKNIIGFDHIGGLGNGVHEMGTARMGHDPKSSVLNKWNQVHAVKNLYVTDGSFMVSSNCVNPSLTYMAFTARAVDHVVKEIKKGNL